From Candidatus Rokuibacteriota bacterium, a single genomic window includes:
- the cysK gene encoding cysteine synthase A, which translates to MPRRKGDPMARPKVAGSVLDLVGNTPLVRLNKLPSPVGATVLAKLESVNPGGSVKDRIAVAMVEEAERRGILKRGSTIVEPTSGNTGIGLAMVAAVRGYRLILTMPDDMSVERQRLLSRFGAELHLTPAIEGMTGAVHAANELLRAHPDYFMPQQFENPANPEIHRQTTAREILEATDGRVDAFVAGVGTGGTVTGVGEILKDRIPGVRVVAVEPAKSPVLAGGRARPHGIQGIGASFVPGVLNRKVIDEIIAVRDEDAIAVAKRLTREEGLLVGISAGAAVFAACLVAERFKPEQVVVTVLPDTGERYLSVAF; encoded by the coding sequence ATGCCTCGACGCAAGGGAGACCCGATGGCGCGACCGAAAGTTGCCGGCTCGGTGCTGGATCTGGTGGGCAATACGCCGCTGGTGCGCCTGAACAAGCTTCCCAGCCCCGTCGGTGCGACGGTGCTGGCCAAGCTCGAGTCGGTGAACCCCGGGGGGAGCGTGAAGGATCGGATCGCGGTCGCGATGGTGGAGGAGGCCGAGCGGCGCGGGATCCTCAAGCGCGGGTCCACCATCGTCGAGCCCACGAGCGGCAACACCGGGATCGGCCTGGCGATGGTCGCCGCCGTGAGGGGCTACCGCCTCATCCTGACCATGCCCGACGACATGAGCGTCGAGCGCCAGCGACTGCTCTCCCGCTTCGGGGCCGAGCTCCACCTCACGCCGGCGATCGAGGGGATGACGGGAGCGGTCCACGCCGCCAACGAACTGCTCCGGGCGCATCCCGACTACTTCATGCCCCAGCAGTTCGAGAACCCCGCCAACCCGGAGATCCACCGCCAGACCACGGCGCGCGAGATCCTGGAGGCGACCGACGGCCGTGTTGACGCGTTCGTCGCGGGTGTCGGGACGGGCGGCACCGTCACGGGCGTCGGAGAAATCCTCAAGGACAGGATCCCGGGGGTCCGGGTCGTGGCCGTCGAGCCCGCGAAGTCTCCGGTCCTCGCCGGGGGCCGGGCGCGACCGCACGGGATCCAGGGGATCGGCGCGTCGTTCGTGCCCGGCGTCCTCAACCGGAAGGTGATCGACGAGATCATCGCCGTACGGGACGAGGACGCGATCGCGGTTGCCAAGCGCCTGACCCGCGAGGAGGGGCTCCTGGTCGGGATCTCGGCCGGGGCCGCGGTCTTTGCGGCGTGCCTGGTCGCCGAGCGGTTCAAGCCCGAGCAGGTGGTGGTGACCGTGCTGCCCGATACCGGTGAGCGCTACCTGAGCGTGGCATTCTGA